One Engraulis encrasicolus isolate BLACKSEA-1 chromosome 5, IST_EnEncr_1.0, whole genome shotgun sequence DNA segment encodes these proteins:
- the LOC134449336 gene encoding sodium/potassium/calcium exchanger 1-like isoform X2, whose amino-acid sequence MTPRSVIGAAGRKGMDLITSMFSSVCQDWQKDDVVTLNLEEVPQQAPEQVLGEEVMAEEEQVAEGEEVMAEEEQVAEGEEVMAEEEQVAEGEEVMAEEEQVAEGEEVVTEEEQVAEGEEVVTEEEQVAEEVEEAVVEVEEGEQEKEVVQMQEKAEERQGKRRVAGLVRKQRACQYHQAETYPIAGVLKERTRRVRHAYCI is encoded by the exons ATGACCCCCAGGTCTGTCATTGGCGCAGCAGGGAGAAAAGGCATGGATTTGATCACCTCAATGTTTAGCTCCGTTTGCCAAG ACTGGCAGAAGGACGATGTGGTCACCCTCAACCTCGAAGAGGTACCGCAGCAGGCCCCAGAGCAGGTGCTCGGGGAAGAGGTGATGGCCgaggaagagcaggtggcagagggagaggaggtgatggccgaggaagagcaggtggcagagggagaggaggtgatggccgaggaagagcaggtggcagagggagaggaggtgatggccgaggaagagcaggtggcagagggagaggaggtggtgaccgaggaagagcaggtggcagagggagaggaggtggtgaccgaggaagagcaggtggcagaggaagtggaagaggcGGTGGTTGAAGTTGAAGAAGGGGAGCAGGAGAAGGAAGTGGTGCAGATGcaggagaaagcagaggagagacaaG GCAAAAGAAGAGTTGCCGGCCTGGTGAGAAAACAACGAG CGTGCCAGTACCACCAGGCCGAAACATACCCCATTGCTGGGGTTTTGAAAGAAAGAACAAGGAGGGTAAGACATGCTTATTGCATATGA
- the LOC134449336 gene encoding sodium/potassium/calcium exchanger 1-like isoform X1 translates to MSLQLEKLYAVGFKVCLLVQRGQKPATIMTPRSVIGAAGRKGMDLITSMFSSVCQDWQKDDVVTLNLEEVPQQAPEQVLGEEVMAEEEQVAEGEEVMAEEEQVAEGEEVMAEEEQVAEGEEVMAEEEQVAEGEEVVTEEEQVAEGEEVVTEEEQVAEEVEEAVVEVEEGEQEKEVVQMQEKAEERQGKRRVAGLVRKQRACQYHQAETYPIAGVLKERTRRVRHAYCI, encoded by the exons ATGTCCTTGCAGCTGGAGAAGCTCTATGCAGTGGGGTTCAAGGTATGTCTGCTGGTACAGAGGGGCCAAAAGCCAGCCACAATTATGACCCCCAGGTCTGTCATTGGCGCAGCAGGGAGAAAAGGCATGGATTTGATCACCTCAATGTTTAGCTCCGTTTGCCAAG ACTGGCAGAAGGACGATGTGGTCACCCTCAACCTCGAAGAGGTACCGCAGCAGGCCCCAGAGCAGGTGCTCGGGGAAGAGGTGATGGCCgaggaagagcaggtggcagagggagaggaggtgatggccgaggaagagcaggtggcagagggagaggaggtgatggccgaggaagagcaggtggcagagggagaggaggtgatggccgaggaagagcaggtggcagagggagaggaggtggtgaccgaggaagagcaggtggcagagggagaggaggtggtgaccgaggaagagcaggtggcagaggaagtggaagaggcGGTGGTTGAAGTTGAAGAAGGGGAGCAGGAGAAGGAAGTGGTGCAGATGcaggagaaagcagaggagagacaaG GCAAAAGAAGAGTTGCCGGCCTGGTGAGAAAACAACGAG CGTGCCAGTACCACCAGGCCGAAACATACCCCATTGCTGGGGTTTTGAAAGAAAGAACAAGGAGGGTAAGACATGCTTATTGCATATGA